CTTCACCAGTGATGAACTGCAAAAGATCCAAGGTCGTCAGTCGGAACAGATTTCTGACCTCCTCGGCTACATGGCTCCCGAAACTGTGGTGCATCGCGATAACCTAGTGCTCAGCGCCACATAGAGTTTTGTCCAGCCTGGGTGGAACGACACGGGCTAACGTGCCGTCTTAGATCATGGCGATCGCCCAGCCTGAGCAGATCCGGGACTCAACCCAGGCGAGACTGGTTAAGCCATCGAGAAGTTCCACACGATGTGTCGCTTGTTCAGGTGTACAGTCTAGCTACCATGCCCGAGAACGAGATGATAGAACTAAACCATAGCTTGATCGACGCGGAATAGGCGATCGGATCAGTGTATGGATCAGTATTGGGCATATCGATCAGGGTTGGGCAATAAGACGGCATCTCCCCCTAGCTGTGAGCCTTCTAAGGTTCATATAGTCCATATCTAGCCCGTCTCCCACCATAAAGCCCCAATTCATAGCCCTCCCTGTTGTCTCGGCATCCATTCAGGCATGATGGGAGTAAGGCCGTCATCCCCCGTGCCATCACTATCCGTTGACGATCGCTTGTTGCCCTCCAGCCATGACCTTTTTACCGATTCCCATGAAACACTTACTGCGCCACCGTGTTGCCTTCGGTCTTCTGTCCACCACAGCAGCGATCGCTCTGCATAGCCTTGATATGGCCATGCCTATCGATCTACTCAACCTAAGCCGCTTTGGGCAACCTACGGCATCAGCCCTTGCCCAAAATGTGGAAGAGGAAACCCGAGTACGGATCTATCGAGATGCAAGTCCAGCCGTTGTGTCCATTGAGGCCGGCAATAGCACTGGCAGCGGCAGTATTATCAGCGCAGATGGTCTGGTGCTCACCAATGCCCATGTGGTGGGATCGACCAGTACGGTCACCGTCATTTTGTCAGACGGGCAGCGCATCCAAGGAGATGTGATCGCCTATGCTGAAGACGGCCTGGATTTGGCAGCCATTCGCCTGCGAGGGCAAAGCAATTTACCAACCCTTCCCCTAGCCCCACCTGGATCGGTGGCTGTCGGTCAATCTGCGTTTGCCATTGGTAACCCCTTCGGCCAATTCCAAAATACCTTCACCGTGGGCATCGTCAGCCGCATTGATCCCGAGCGCGGCATGATTCAAACCGATGCGGCTATCAACCGGGGCAACTCTGGCGGGCCGTTGCTCAACAGCCAAGGACAGCTCATCGGCGTCAACACAGCAATTTTCACCGCAGGAGAAGGCGGCAATATCGGCATCGGCTTTGCCATTTCTAGCGATCGCGTTCAGCCCTTTCTCACCGCCGTGCGGGAAGGACGAGCCCCCACCGTCGCCCAGCGCCCTAACAACACCGGCAGTCGCCCCGCCGAACGCATCACCGTGAACGGCGCGGCCACCAGCGGACAACTCGATACCAGCAGTAACGTTTTACCCTTTGACAATAGCTACTTCAACGTCTACAACTTTGACGGGCGAGCTGGGCAGCGCATCGTCATCGACATGAACAGTAATGACTTTGATACCTACCTCGTTTTGCTAGACCCCAACGGTGTCGATATCATGCAAGACGATGATGGTGGTGGTGGCACCAATTCCAGAATTGAAATGACCCTGCCCGCCAGCGGCACCTATACGATCTTCGCCAATTCCTATCAGCCTGGCGAAACCGGACGCTATAGCCTGCGGTTGCAAGAATCTGGCTCCAACGCATCCACTAGCCGTCCCAGTCCCAGCAATGGCTTGATTGTGAATGAACAAGGACGGCTAGGCCCCGGCTCGCTGGTGTTGCAAGAAGATGGCAGCTACTATCAAGAGCATTCTTTCTATGGCACGTCTGGGCAGACCGTGACCATTTCCATGGAAAGCAATGAATTTGATACCTATCTCATCCTGCTGGGGCCCAATGGAGAACTGGTTGACCAAAATGATGATGCAGGGCCCAATACCCTCAACTCACGCATTGTCACCACCCTGCCACGCACCGGCACCTATGTGATTTTGGCTAATTCCTACGACAACACGGGACAAGGGCGCTATACCCTCACCGTTCGCTAAGTCTAGGGGCGATCGCCTTCCATCCTGCAGCGATCGCCCTCCATCGTTACCGCAACCCTAGCCAAGAGAAAAGATCTTGGCGGGTGGCTAGCTCAATCAACAGCAGCACGATGAAGCCCAGCATGGCAAAGCGGCCATTGATCTGTTCAGCGTAGGCTGTCCAGCCAAAGGCGGGCGTTGGCGCAAGGGGTTCAGCGGATTCAGCAACGGATTCAGCGGGGACAGTATCTGGAGAATCGGGTTGGGAGGTCATACGTGGTCTACACAATTCAGCCTGAGAGCAGTCTAGCGCAGATTCTGGCGTAGATTGTTCCTCCTACCCAGCACAGATCAGGAGACCGGCGACTCGGCTTCTAACTGTTCCACCGCTTCTATCAGCGATCGCACCTGGGCCTGGCCCTCTGATGCTTCAAAGGTCAGGGGTAGTTTGCCACTGGCTAACATCCGCAACCCCAGAGGCCCCAAACTCAACAGTCCCGGCAGATCGCGGAAGGAATTGCCCACCACCTGAATGCCAAACTTGCGCTCATCAATCCAGCCGCCCTGCTTCACCAACTCGACGAGTACCTTGCGATGGCGCACCGAACGGCTATCGCTAGCATCCTTGCGATCCAAAATTTGCTGCTTTACGCGCCCAATTTGATCCATAGGAGCTACATCCATGGGACAGACACTATTGCACAACTGGCAGCGGGTGCAGCCCCAAACGCCTTGATTGCCATCGTTATAAGCATCTAGGCGAGCTTCCGTCGTATCATCCCGCGCATCGAGCACCAAGCGGGCAGCCTTGGCTAAGGCATGGGGGCCCACAAAATCAGGGTTGACCTCCAGCGCATTGCACTCCGAATAGCAAGCGCCGCAAAGGATACAGTTACCGTTTTGGTTGAGGCGATCGCGCTCCTCAGGACTCTGCAAAAATTCCCGCTCCGGCACCTGACGGCTGCTAGTACTCACGTAGGGATCCACTGCCTCCAGGCTATCCCAGAAGGGAGCCATGTCCACAATCAAGTCTTTGAGCACCGGCAAATTTCCCAACGGTGCAACCGTGATCGTAGGCAGTGCGTCACTAGGGGAGCGATCGCTCCCTTGACTGGCTTGAATGGCCTCCAAGCGAGCCAACTCACTGCGCACATTTTCCTTACAGGCCAAGGCCGATCGCCCGTTAATCCGCATACTGCAGCTACCGCAGATGGTATTCCGGCAATTTTTGCGAAAGGCCAAACTACCGTCCTGCTGCCACTTGATCTGATTCAAGCAGTCCAGAATCGTACTACCTGGATCGATATCCAGAGTAAACGACTGCATATAAGAACGGGGCTGCAGCCCTTGGCGGAGAATATTGAATTGAACCTGCATAGTGTTGCGAACTCTAGAGGAAGAAGACGGCGGATACAGCCGGCCCGTAAACGAGTCACGCAGCGCGCAACCCGGCAGCACCCCATCCATACCAATCCGATCTGAGCGAAACGTTGAATAGAGTAACGTACCACTCATCTGCCGATCGCTAGACTGATGATCAGGAGTCTACCCACGAACCTAGCTACCAGCCTAGACGACCAGAGCAGCTAGCCTAGGAAATATAACCAAAGATACATGTTTGCTAAGCGTGAGTTTAACGGGTGTACTCTTTGTCACCCTAAACGGGGCAACGTATAGGAAACGATCGTCTCCGTTATGGGGCGCTGTTAGGCGAAGCCGTAACGCACCGTTTCATGAGGCTTGGATGCGTTGCTAGGTCGAGGAGGCATCCATCAGGATCAGGAGACGGGTTGTGACAGCCCGAACGATCGTCTCCGTTATGGGGCGCTGTTAGGCGAAGCCGTAACGCACCGTTTCATGAGATGCGTTACGCTGTCGCTAACGCATCCTACTGATGCTACGGGTACTAGGATCAACGACGTTCCCTTCAACTTCGCTCAGGGAACAAGGCTCAGGGAACAATGGTGCCCTACTACAGGGAAACGTTTCGCCACAGAGTGCTAGAACAAGAAGCTCTAGGCAGACTCCAAACAAGCCTGTCGCCCCATCAGCCAATAGGTTTGCATATCTCCCTTACCTTTGATGTGAATCATCCCGCGAGACTCAAAGACAAACTGATGGTTTAGTAGTTCATAGGTGCTTTGAGTGACCTGAATACCATCAGAGGTGCCATGGGACTCCATGCGGCTGGCCACATTCACCGCATCCCCCCAGAGGTCATAGATAAACTTCTTGCTGCCAATCACCCCTGCGACCACCGGCCCAGTGTTGATGCCAATGCGCAGACGAAACGGCTCACCATCATCCCGCATGAAGGTGCGAATGGTGTCTTGCATATCGAGGGCAATATGGGCGATCGCTTCTGCATGATCGGCACGCGGCACCGGCAATCCGCCCACCACCATGTAGGCATCTCCGATAGTTTTAATCTTTTCCAAGCGATACTTTTCCACCAGATGGTCAAACGCGCAGAAAATGTTGTTGAGCAGTTCCACCAGCTCCGTCGCCGGCAGCCGTGAGGCCAGAGGCGAAAAATCTACAATATCGGCGAACAAAATTGTCGCTTCTTCCACAGCAGAGGCGATCGAGGTTTGGTTTTGCTTCAGTTGGTGGGCAATACTCTGGGGCAAAATATTGAGTAAAAGCTGCTCTGATTTTTGCTGTTCGCTCAACAGCTCAGCCGTGCGTTCTGCCACCCGTTGCTCCAAGACGGCAAAAGATTTTTGTAGCTGATCGGCCATTTGGTTAAAAGCATCCGCCAAGCCTTGCAACTCCGTAATATTCCGCACCTGGATGCGGGGCAGCGTATC
This sequence is a window from Candidatus Obscuribacterales bacterium. Protein-coding genes within it:
- a CDS encoding adenylate/guanylate cyclase domain-containing protein, producing EVGRSGDETGRIFTSYALDQLGRPAQVLDQTRFYDPRLRPWFRSAMQAREPTWTSIYPDFKERRLKVTLAQPLYTMDREILGVIGTDFVLSHINDMLRSLQVSQSGQTFILESSGLLVATSTEDEPFVVEGDRVTRLAATDVAHPLIQDTAQFLKTQFNSLEDIGRRQQLEFRDRNGQRQLVHVDSVSYGKNLNWLIVVVIPESDFMGQIYANTRTTIALCLLALVAATWVGLLTARWITYPILQLSEASRTLADSAARASLSHSDTLPRIQVRNITELQGLADAFNQMADQLQKSFAVLEQRVAERTAELLSEQQKSEQLLLNILPQSIAHQLKQNQTSIASAVEEATILFADIVDFSPLASRLPATELVELLNNIFCAFDHLVEKYRLEKIKTIGDAYMVVGGLPVPRADHAEAIAHIALDMQDTIRTFMRDDGEPFRLRIGINTGPVVAGVIGSKKFIYDLWGDAVNVASRMESHGTSDGIQVTQSTYELLNHQFVFESRGMIHIKGKGDMQTYWLMGRQACLESA
- a CDS encoding chlorophyll a/b-binding protein, which codes for MTSQPDSPDTVPAESVAESAEPLAPTPAFGWTAYAEQINGRFAMLGFIVLLLIELATRQDLFSWLGLR
- a CDS encoding trypsin-like peptidase domain-containing protein: MTFLPIPMKHLLRHRVAFGLLSTTAAIALHSLDMAMPIDLLNLSRFGQPTASALAQNVEEETRVRIYRDASPAVVSIEAGNSTGSGSIISADGLVLTNAHVVGSTSTVTVILSDGQRIQGDVIAYAEDGLDLAAIRLRGQSNLPTLPLAPPGSVAVGQSAFAIGNPFGQFQNTFTVGIVSRIDPERGMIQTDAAINRGNSGGPLLNSQGQLIGVNTAIFTAGEGGNIGIGFAISSDRVQPFLTAVREGRAPTVAQRPNNTGSRPAERITVNGAATSGQLDTSSNVLPFDNSYFNVYNFDGRAGQRIVIDMNSNDFDTYLVLLDPNGVDIMQDDDGGGGTNSRIEMTLPASGTYTIFANSYQPGETGRYSLRLQESGSNASTSRPSPSNGLIVNEQGRLGPGSLVLQEDGSYYQEHSFYGTSGQTVTISMESNEFDTYLILLGPNGELVDQNDDAGPNTLNSRIVTTLPRTGTYVILANSYDNTGQGRYTLTVR
- a CDS encoding succinate dehydrogenase/fumarate reductase iron-sulfur subunit, whose protein sequence is MQVQFNILRQGLQPRSYMQSFTLDIDPGSTILDCLNQIKWQQDGSLAFRKNCRNTICGSCSMRINGRSALACKENVRSELARLEAIQASQGSDRSPSDALPTITVAPLGNLPVLKDLIVDMAPFWDSLEAVDPYVSTSSRQVPEREFLQSPEERDRLNQNGNCILCGACYSECNALEVNPDFVGPHALAKAARLVLDARDDTTEARLDAYNDGNQGVWGCTRCQLCNSVCPMDVAPMDQIGRVKQQILDRKDASDSRSVRHRKVLVELVKQGGWIDERKFGIQVVGNSFRDLPGLLSLGPLGLRMLASGKLPLTFEASEGQAQVRSLIEAVEQLEAESPVS